One Streptomyces formicae genomic window, TCTCGTCGTGGCGCCAACGGTCGTGCCGCGTGCGGTAGTCGGCGTGCGCGACCTCCGGACGGGCCGCGAGTAGCTGGTGGTTGAAGTCCCGCCAGGCCAACTGCCGTACGAACGCCTCGCTCCCGGGGCCGGGTGACCTGCCCGCGCGCTGGATCAGTTCGGTGGCGGAGAGCGTGCCGAAGTGGAGGTGCGAGGAGAGGTGCGAGGTGGCGTCGGCGGCCAGGTCCGACTGCTGGTCGGCGTACTCGGACAAGGAGCCGCGCAGCCACGACGTCGTCCGGCGGCGGGCCTCGCGCTCGCCGCCCGCCGCGAGTCCCGGCGACACCCCGGCCACGGACGCGCGCGCGGGGAGGTCCTGCCCGTCGACGGCCTCGGGGACGGACACCGCGCGGGGCGCGGCGACGACCGGCCGCACGGCCGTGTTCTGCCAGCGCCTGAAGTAGGGCGTGAAGACCGCGAAGTGGTCGCGGTCCTGCGGGACTTCGGCGCCCGGCGCGACCGCGGTGATCACCGCGTCGTGGACGCGCAGGTCGGCGCCGAGCGCGGTGAGCTCCTTCCGCAGCCGTTCCTCGCGCCGGCGCGCGTACGCACTGGTCCCCGCCGCCACGTGCACCGCGCGGGCCCCGGTACGGGAGACCACCGCGGCGACCTCGTCCGCGACGGCGCCGGACCGCAGCACGAGCCGCCCGCCGCGCTCGCGCAGCCCGGCGTCGAGGTCGGCCAGGCAGTCGGCGAGGAACGCGCGCCGGTTGGGCGCGGCGAAGCCCGCGGCCGCGATGCCCTCGTCCAGGACGAACAGCGGGACGACCTGGTCGGCGTCCCGTAGCGCGGCGTGCAGGACGGGGTTGTCGTGCAGACGCAGGTCGGCGGTGAACAGGCAGACCGATACGGACAATTCCGTGCTCCTAGAAGAAGGGTCAGGTGGGGAACTTCATCAGGCCGATCGGGGGCGTCGTCGGCTCGGGCGAGCCGCCCGACGGTTCGACGGTGACGCCCATGCCGGACGCGTCGTCCACCGCGCCCTCCATGAGTACGGCGTTCGTACCGCCGGAGTCCGTGAGGAGACCGGCGGGGCGCATCTTGCCCGCGTCGTCGAACCACAGTTGGTACACCTTGCCCGTCGGCAGGTCCGGCAGCGCGGAGGCGAGGAACGCCGCGCGGTCGCGTCCCTTGGAGACCACCACCGTGGCCCGCGCGCCGTCGGCGAGCTTGGCGGTGACGGTCCGCGCGTCGGGCGCCGCGAGCACCTCGGCCAGTTCGGCGGCCCGGTGCTCGGCCTGCCGCTCGGCCCTGCGCGCCTGGGTCCTCGCGTCCTCGGCCGACTGGTGCTGCCAGACCGCGATGCCGCCGAAGGCCGCGGCCGCGGCGAGACAGGCGGCGAGCACCAGCCGCGACGCGCGCAGGGACCAGGCGCGGGCCCGCGGCGGCGTGGGCACCCTGGGCGGCTCCTGGCGGACCGTGGTGATCTGCCGCAGCACCTGTTCCCGCAGCTGGGGCGGGGGAGCCGCGGAGACGGCGAGGCCGAGCCGCTCGGCGGTGGCGGCCAGTTCGCGGACTTCCTGGGCGCAGGCGTCGCAGACGGCGAGATGGCGCTCGAAGGCGGCGCGTTCGGCGGGGGCGAGCGCGTGCAGGACGTACGCTCCGGTCGCCGTGTGCAGGTCGGCGGTGCTCACGCGCTCACCCCCAGGCAGTCGCGCAGCCGGATCAGGCCGTCGCGCAGGCGGGTCTTGACGGTGCCGAGCGGCAGGGTCAGGAGCTGGGCCACCTCGCTGTAGGTGAGGCCGCGGTAGTAGGCGAGGGTGACCGACTCGCGCTGGAGCTTGGTGAGCGCGCTCAGACAGCGCCGCACCCGCTGCTGCTCCAGGCGCGTCTCGACCGTCTCGGTCACCTCGTCGTACGCGGGCATCTCCGCGAGCAGCGCGGCCTTGTGCTCCCGCTCGGCGGCGGCCTGGGCCGAGCGCACGCGGTCCACCGCGCGGCGGTGCGCCAGGGTCATCACCCACGTCATGGCGCTGCCCTTGTCGGGCCGGAAGCGGGCCGCGGTCCGCCAGACCTCGACGAGGACCTCCTGGGTGACCTCCTCGGACTGGGCCGGATCGCGCAGCACGTTGCGGACCAGGCCGAAGACCGGGCCGCTCACCGCGTCGTAGACCCGCGTGAAGGCGTCCTGGTCGCCCCGCGCCACGTTCAGCAGGTGCTCGTCCAGGCCGGACCGCGGGGGCGGGGTCGGGGCGGCGTGCGCGCGCTCCGCCGGTCTCATCGGAGGCGCCCGTCGAGCGTGCGGGGCATGGCGACCATGTGTGCGGCCCTTCTGGTCGAGCGGCGGGCGCGCGGGCGCGCGGCCGTCAGTTCACCGTTTCTCCCCTTGATTCGGAGCCGGGGTGTCCGCGGATTGGTCCCGGGGCAGGCCGGAAGGTCCGTCCCCGGGCCGGTCGGGAACCGGTACGTCGAGTCGTACCGCGAAGCCGCCCTCCGGGAGCGGACCC contains:
- a CDS encoding anti-sigma factor; the encoded protein is MSTADLHTATGAYVLHALAPAERAAFERHLAVCDACAQEVRELAATAERLGLAVSAAPPPQLREQVLRQITTVRQEPPRVPTPPRARAWSLRASRLVLAACLAAAAAFGGIAVWQHQSAEDARTQARRAERQAEHRAAELAEVLAAPDARTVTAKLADGARATVVVSKGRDRAAFLASALPDLPTGKVYQLWFDDAGKMRPAGLLTDSGGTNAVLMEGAVDDASGMGVTVEPSGGSPEPTTPPIGLMKFPT
- a CDS encoding cryptochrome/photolyase family protein; the encoded protein is MSVSVCLFTADLRLHDNPVLHAALRDADQVVPLFVLDEGIAAAGFAAPNRRAFLADCLADLDAGLRERGGRLVLRSGAVADEVAAVVSRTGARAVHVAAGTSAYARRREERLRKELTALGADLRVHDAVITAVAPGAEVPQDRDHFAVFTPYFRRWQNTAVRPVVAAPRAVSVPEAVDGQDLPARASVAGVSPGLAAGGEREARRRTTSWLRGSLSEYADQQSDLAADATSHLSSHLHFGTLSATELIQRAGRSPGPGSEAFVRQLAWRDFNHQLLAARPEVAHADYRTRHDRWRHDEKEAEAWREGRTGYPVIDAAMRQLRHEGWLPGRARMLVASFFTKTLYLDWRTGAAHFLDLLVDGDVANNQLNWQWVAGTGTDTRPNRVLNPVIQAKRHDPDGDYVRRWVPELADIEGPAIHEPWKLQGLERAAIDYPDPLVELPDGLARFKQARDLA
- a CDS encoding sigma-70 family RNA polymerase sigma factor — its product is MRPAERAHAAPTPPPRSGLDEHLLNVARGDQDAFTRVYDAVSGPVFGLVRNVLRDPAQSEEVTQEVLVEVWRTAARFRPDKGSAMTWVMTLAHRRAVDRVRSAQAAAEREHKAALLAEMPAYDEVTETVETRLEQQRVRRCLSALTKLQRESVTLAYYRGLTYSEVAQLLTLPLGTVKTRLRDGLIRLRDCLGVSA